From Chromatiales bacterium, one genomic window encodes:
- a CDS encoding exodeoxyribonuclease VII large subunit, which yields MPAGSNEQVYTVSELNRLARQLLEQDLPRMWVSGEISNLARPASGHLYFSLKDERAQIRCALFRGASRGSAFVPENGMQVLARGRVSLYEPRGDYQLIVDHLEAAGEGLLRRRLEELKQKLAAAGLFDPGRKRPLPALPRAIGVITSPSGAAVRDIVHVLRRRFPAIPVIIYPVQVQGEQAKFDIVKAFGTAARRAECEVLILARGGGSLEDLWAFNEEIVAQAIADCPIPVVSGVGHEIDFTIADLVADVRAPTPSGAAELVVPDSRDWLRHLQALERRTVLAATRTLANTQSHQQQLAARLARCHPGYQLRQHAQRLDELRHQLTAALANRLALDALRIDNALHRLQRVSPVMQLRLSAERVAGARQRLAAAIRVSVSAAGSQLAVLSGRLQTVSPLSTLERGYALVLDAGGSVVRSTAQLKAGDTITARLADGVIGATVNRTK from the coding sequence ATGCCCGCTGGCTCCAACGAGCAGGTGTATACCGTTTCCGAACTCAACCGGCTGGCCCGCCAGCTCCTCGAGCAGGACCTGCCGCGCATGTGGGTATCCGGCGAGATTTCCAACCTTGCCCGCCCGGCTTCCGGACATCTGTATTTCTCGCTCAAGGACGAACGCGCCCAGATCCGTTGCGCACTGTTCCGGGGTGCCAGCCGCGGCAGCGCATTTGTGCCGGAAAACGGCATGCAGGTGCTCGCCCGCGGCCGCGTCAGCCTGTATGAGCCACGCGGCGACTACCAGCTGATCGTCGATCACCTCGAAGCGGCCGGCGAAGGGCTGCTGCGGCGTCGCCTCGAAGAACTCAAGCAGAAACTCGCCGCGGCCGGGCTCTTTGACCCTGGCCGAAAACGGCCCCTGCCGGCACTGCCGAGGGCCATCGGCGTGATCACCTCGCCAAGCGGTGCCGCGGTGCGCGACATCGTGCATGTCCTCAGACGGCGCTTTCCGGCCATCCCGGTGATCATCTACCCGGTACAGGTGCAGGGCGAGCAGGCAAAGTTCGATATCGTCAAGGCGTTCGGGACGGCAGCCCGGCGTGCCGAGTGCGAGGTGCTGATCCTCGCGCGCGGCGGCGGCTCGCTCGAGGACCTGTGGGCCTTCAACGAGGAGATCGTCGCACAGGCCATCGCCGACTGCCCGATCCCCGTCGTGAGCGGCGTGGGCCACGAGATCGACTTCACCATCGCCGACCTGGTGGCCGATGTGCGTGCCCCCACCCCGTCCGGCGCCGCCGAACTCGTGGTGCCCGACAGCCGCGACTGGTTGCGGCACCTGCAGGCACTCGAACGGCGCACGGTGCTGGCGGCCACACGGACGCTGGCCAATACGCAATCACATCAGCAGCAACTCGCTGCACGCCTTGCCCGTTGCCATCCCGGCTACCAGTTGCGACAACACGCACAACGGCTCGACGAACTGCGTCATCAACTGACTGCCGCACTGGCAAACCGGCTCGCGCTCGATGCGCTGCGCATCGACAATGCACTGCACCGCCTGCAGCGCGTCTCGCCGGTGATGCAACTCAGGCTGAGCGCCGAACGCGTCGCTGGCGCCCGACAGCGCCTTGCCGCCGCGATTCGCGTCAGCGTTTCAGCTGCCGGCAGCCAGCTCGCTGTGCTCAGCGGACGGCTGCAGACGGTCAGCCCACTCTCGACACTCGAGCGCGGTTATGCGCTGGTGCTCGATGCCGGCGGTAGTGTCGTGCGCAGCACCGCGCAACTGAAAGCAGGCGATACGATCACCGCGCGCCTCGCCGATGGCGTGATCGGCGCGACGGTAAATCGCACAAAATAA
- a CDS encoding host attachment protein translates to MTAFRVLVADKVKAQLYELPSRRGSLKPLQCFINPEGRKHERALGTGRPGRVTSGVGGGRHAYQSRHGLKENSEEVFVRRVATALAKDARASEGAPILLIAAPRLLGSYRKHLPANVRELVVMELKLDLGKATDIELSRRVRAALRDLPFSVTARFRS, encoded by the coding sequence ATGACGGCATTTCGTGTATTGGTGGCGGACAAGGTCAAGGCGCAGCTCTACGAGCTGCCCAGCCGGCGCGGTTCCCTCAAACCGCTACAGTGCTTCATCAATCCGGAGGGCAGGAAACACGAGCGGGCGCTCGGCACCGGCCGCCCGGGGCGGGTGACGAGTGGCGTCGGTGGTGGCCGCCACGCCTACCAGTCCCGGCATGGACTCAAGGAAAATTCCGAAGAGGTTTTCGTCCGGCGCGTCGCAACAGCGCTGGCCAAGGATGCCCGCGCGAGTGAAGGCGCTCCCATCCTGCTCATAGCCGCGCCGAGATTGCTGGGCAGCTACCGCAAGCATCTCCCGGCAAATGTGCGGGAACTCGTCGTCATGGAGCTCAAGCTGGATCTGGGCAAGGCCACCGACATCGAACTGTCCAGACGCGTGCGGGCTGCGCTCAGGGACCTGCCCTTCTCGGTCACGGCGCGATTTCGCAGCTGA
- a CDS encoding DUF1566 domain-containing protein, translating to MSSVSRLSGSVCAGTLLLLATAAQASLLGRLETSPGSGVYQAYYDTITDVTFLANANLADNLSFGVAGIGSTGGMLWPAANNYIAAMNAYDGGNGYLGFNTWRLPNMDRNLDHAVVRCNPVYNQPGCEDNELGYLFWGDGITNSSQSPFSNIEGQQYFSSTTTYIYVNSLIGWVITNPEQVWVLNFYATDGANYTLQKNGAVGGFVWPVISGDVAAVPAPGAAWLLATGLFAMVGRFRKG from the coding sequence ATGTCATCCGTATCGCGGCTGTCCGGTTCCGTGTGTGCAGGAACCTTGCTGTTACTCGCAACGGCAGCGCAGGCATCGTTGCTCGGTCGCCTGGAAACATCGCCAGGCAGCGGCGTCTATCAGGCCTACTACGACACGATCACCGACGTCACTTTTCTTGCGAATGCAAACCTGGCCGACAACCTCAGTTTTGGTGTGGCAGGCATTGGTTCAACCGGTGGCATGCTCTGGCCCGCTGCAAACAACTATATTGCGGCGATGAATGCCTACGATGGCGGTAACGGCTATCTCGGTTTCAACACCTGGCGTTTGCCGAACATGGATCGCAATCTCGATCACGCGGTCGTGAGATGCAACCCGGTCTACAACCAGCCAGGCTGCGAAGACAATGAGCTGGGCTACCTGTTCTGGGGAGACGGTATCACCAACTCCAGCCAGAGCCCGTTCAGCAATATCGAGGGGCAGCAGTACTTTTCCAGTACCACCACCTATATCTATGTAAACAGCCTCATCGGGTGGGTGATCACGAATCCGGAACAGGTGTGGGTTCTCAATTTCTATGCCACTGACGGTGCCAACTACACGCTGCAGAAAAATGGCGCGGTGGGTGGTTTTGTCTGGCCGGTCATCTCCGGCGATGTCGCGGCGGTGCCGGCACCGGGAGCAGCCTGGCTGCTGGCGACCGGTTTGTTCGCGATGGTGGGCAGATTCAGAAAAGGGTAG